The Oryza brachyantha chromosome 7, ObraRS2, whole genome shotgun sequence genomic interval GGATTTTATTGGGGGGCATGGAGCTGAAGCTGGTCGCCATAGTCTTGAACGACCCAAAGATCACAAAAAACCGCAACAGCAAACCGGTCCCGAGTAGCTTTGACTACATTAAGTCAGGTCTCGAGATCGGCTACTGCGGCACGCGTGCTCTATCAcaccaaatctccaaaattgCTGAACTAAGACAGTTCAACGGCTCCAAATCTCCGAACCGACTAAGTGTTACTACGTCCCTTCGTGGGCCTAGCAGACCGATGCGTAAAACTCGGTGCTGGCATAGTTGATACCATGTCGACGAGGACGTTGCGAGTTTATGGTTCGCCCAAATGGTGACATAAAATTCGTGATTTCTCACATTTAGGGAATCAACGGTACGCCTATGTTATGGGCCCATGGCCGCACTCGTATAGGCGTCAGCTGATatcgcccatggcacttaattgTGCTTTTTAGCatgtgcctaaactttgagtaaacccgaatatactcggtactaactactctGCTGTAACGGTTAAGCCAACAAACGTAACCTACCTCATAGTCAGAACATAGCCAAAGGCTGTATGTCTGAGGAGACACAGAACAAAAATCACCTCAAAACCACTCGAGTTCAAATCGCTCGAAGAGAGCAACCAGAGTTGGGTACTACTCGGGAACGGAAGCACTCAGAACAATGTTGCTCGAGTCAAAAAACTTGAAACTTCGAGAAATATTTCTTGGGTAACAATCCATAaaagactctatgtttaattgttacgcatttaagcatagagtcggggggctacacctattaggtgcatctcCGGTGCACctatgcttttttttaaatacagtCTCCAaaagactctatgtttaattgttatgcatttaagcatagagttgGGGGCTACACCTGATAGGACCTATTCCTTACTTCCATTCGGAGCCATCCatagcctctacaatcatcacagagtactcGGAATCACTCGGGGAGCactcgggaagcactcggATGACGTCAAGCATACTGTGTGAAGATACGCCTGATGATCAATAATATACACGGACGATTTGCGCGGCTATGTATGACTCTGGGGGCTGCTCCGTAGGCTACATGTGtacatacagtcgtaggggtaccgaataggaaggagattatatctgtatggtatcaaccggagtttggttaTGGTTGGATTGCACGTCGCCTACACCGGATCCGAGTTCTAACCAAATTatgatagatcttagtctcatcagattaggactctatctataaaccctatcccccactatataaggtgGACGggggcacccctcatgggGAGGGCCAGACAGACGGCATATTCAGATTggctatcttctagttgatctgcccacaatccaatacaatcacCAAGCAGGaatagggtattatctcgctagtcaAGAGCCTGAAACCTTGGTAACCCTGTgccttcatcctaaccatcgatctttacgcctcgctagccaccccatatatattgccgacatccaaatTGTCAACAAGCCCATTTATTTCCCATTTTAATGATGATAGGGGACTATGGTAAGATTGTCGACTAGGATGGATAGAGCACGGGGCTGCTAGGGACTAGATGATGATTCTCGCTGTatcacaattattttatttacatatttcgATAGTAgcctcttttttattttattttgaagagCAAGAGACGGATGGATTAGTTGAATCTTCTACTTCTTTCCTTACAAAGAATATTGGATCTATGGTTTGCCACAAGTTCGTAGCTAGGATCACATCTTTCCTGTGGTTTTCTAGGATGGAGCATCTCGTTTTCTATGTATACGTAAAAATAGAGACAGTAGATTAAGGTAATATAGATTAGCTAGTTTCGTTGAATTCTGATTGATTTAAGGAATTTTCTTGTTCCATCTTGATTGTTCGGGGATGGATCGAATTGGTGAATACTACcatttttgtaattaatgCACATGCATATTTGCATGATACCCATTTTCTCATTCCATCTTGAGAAGTTGCAAAATGCATGCACTAGGTGACTGTCAAACTTTCATATTTAATGCATTTAGACATTTGAAGGATTGTCCcttagtttttcatttatcAAAGGGGCTAGAACGGATGGATTATGTagttttctcatttattacgTATTGAGTTGCTCCGGACGGATGTGCTAGTTGCAAATTGTCTACAGTTATATTTAATGCATctgcatatttacataatatatcctttttattattttaaggGGATAGGGATGGATTGGTGGATGACTTTAAGGGTTGATATTTAATGTAAATGCATTAATTAAATGTTCATATggtttgatgttttttttgtaataccataaaattttgaagCTTTCCAAGAATTGGCACCCACTCGATAAGCCTTTCATTTTCTGTCTGGCCACCAAATTAAACTACAAATTCCACTGGAGTATTTTGTGCCACTACCTCCTCCTTTTTCACATATTCTTTACTTTTATCACTATTTCTTTCCTTCCCTCCAACAGGACGACAGTATTGCCACTGGGTTTCCTTTTACAGATTGATCAAAGCAATGGTCACAGGAAAAACATCAAGGAGCGGCAGTTACCACCGTGGCAGGGCCTCACATTCCTTTGCAGAGCTCCTCCATGCTGCCACCGCATCAGGCAGGAAGCGCAGGTACCCACCATTGGCACCGCATGTCACCGCCAGCACGTACGCGGAGCAGCTCGACATCGCCACTGCTctagctcgccgccgccgttggtcCGGTCCACTGCACAAGATCGAGAAGATTAGTCTTTACCATCATCGATCGTGTACGTGAAGctccagttttttttctctctgatTTGGTTGCAGGAAAGTGCATGCTGGTCCTAGTCCTAAATCTTAGAGTCGTGAGAAAAGACTTTTACAGGAGAAGTTCAAGTTCTGGAGAAGATTTCgacttgctttcttttttgagaTGTGTTCAACCTGGAGAGGCAATTAATGAAGTTGTACTAATACTATGTATTTTTGGTCTCTTCCTTTGATGAAGTAGCCAGGCACAGAGGGTTGTAGTAATTGTTAGttaattgaaatatatattggttaaCCGTTGTAATAACTTGTAAGGATGTTTTGGTAAAATGTTCTATTATCGAAATAAACTTTTCGCAGTACGGAAACTTCGACAGATACGTACGgaattttttcatttacaaataaaaatttacaaCCATATATACTAATACTGCCCTTCCATGTTATCACTTGTTCATGACAAGATGGAACCAAAACAAATGGTACTAGCAAAACTTGAGCTTCTTCTACAACATGTTGCAAATCTTCAACGAAAACAAGAGCTGCTAGCTTCTCCTGtactaaattttgtattacaaCTAGCTTCCTACAAGCAGCACGGTTTAGGGGCGCGTCATCTGGTGGAGAGCCCCTGCGTCTGGGCGGCATCTACGGTCGCGAGGAAGGAGATGATGCTGCAGAGGATGTCATCGGGGAGTGCGCCGATCTTGTCCGTTTGCGGCCGCTCCGGCTCCGTCGACCTTCGTCTTCTTATCCGCGCCGGCCACCAGCAGTAGCGTCGGCGGCAGCGCAGACATGGCCCTTCTTGGGGAACCCCCGGCCAGCGGCTGCACCTGTAGCTGTAGGTGCGCCGTCTCTTGGACTCGCGCTGAACAAGCGTGCGGTATGAATGATCGAACAGCGTGAACGAACCTGAACCTGGGCTGGAGACGACGAGTTGGCGTTGTGAGGGGAGTTCTCTCTCAAGCTTTGCAACAATGGATTGGGTGCTAATCGCGTTTATGACATGTATGTATCTCCACTACAGCTAATATCCATTTATTGCCAGGATTTGCTTGTGTGAAATGCTTCAAGGGTCATCTCTAGCTAGGGTGTTTCGATCTGTAGAAACCACGGTAATCTATTGCCAGGATGTTATATAATGTgcaatttgtattttttttttgtttcctagAAAATATCTAATAGGTATAAAggtatactaattaattatgtactgaTTTATTATGACCACTTCACACTTTGCAGCacctttattttcttgtggTGGAGCTAACTGTATCATCGATCACATGAGACTAATGGTACTTTccaacaataaataattttttaaaatcttgcGATCAATTTATGATAGTGGAGGAGGCAGTAGTAGAGCTTGGTGGTCACCGACCTATACCCATCCTGGACATGGATCCGTTGATGTTTCATCTTTCCATGCTCCTTATATAAATGAATTGGTTATCTCCGACAATTTAGGCACCCTGCACTTTCTAGCTTCGGAATCCAAGTTCCGTGAACTAATACTTTGCCaaatctttcttctttctttacaAGGTTTCACTCTTTAggatattatctatttttcataGTTAATATTGGCCCACAAAATCATAGTAAAGTGAAAGATCATGGATGCCAATCTCGATATAATGACATGTCCACATGTAATACTAAAACAAAGGGTTGAGATTTTGAAATAACGGTACATTGGTATTTGTcaatgagaaaatattttgaaacgcTTACTTTGAAGATAgtataaatggtgaaacagagggagctCATACTTTATATTCCTCGTTAAATACTCTTTCACAAATGtcataaattttaattctcaCCAAAGATTATCTGTAAGACAACATGATACAATCcttaatattgtttttatgaCTTCTAAGAAAATGTTTTGCAACGCAATATATGGCCCTTGACTAGTTATCAACAAAATCAGTCATATTTCTTGAAGCAACAGATCTCTCGTCCGTTCTCAGCTTGTGGATCTTCTTTTCTGTGGAAAATTGTGTCCATCATCAGTATAGTTGTTTGGCTATTTCTCCATAAGAGTAAATTGTCCCCATGTCACTCGGGCGTTCCcctttttatcatccttattTCAAATGTTTTTCAGACTTTGTTCTAactgaaagaaaatatagtattgATCCGAATGCATCGTTCCTCCTGATGTGTTACCATAACTAAAGAACCAGATGGATacaattacatagttatataAGGTGTCAATCTTCGAAGTAATTAGTTGCTGGAGATCTGTGACGAAGAACCAGATAAATTCATCTGATCGAGTGTAAATTCATCTGATCGAGTGTGAAATTTTTGGAGCATGTTTGGATCATATGGATTGCCTGAGGAAATGaagaattataatataattccAGATGGTGTGCCTATTTGGCTAATGTTAGGCTTAGAATTAAGACTGCACGGCAATTCCAAAAAGTACATTACATGCAGTAGCAATGGCAAGAAGTTGGCAGTTTGTTTTGCAGGAATCATATTGGAGGCCGAATCAAAGAGCCAGTAACAAGAAgtgaatatttttcatgttgtgAATATTTGTAAAGTGGCTTAACACTTTACTTCAGTCTCATGTAAATAaactatgtttaattatttatctaaaGCTAGTAATAATGTTGAACATTTTGGCTCAGGTAAGACAGTCTTCTGAACCAGTTGTGAGGTCTTGGGAATTCACTCAGATTAACTGTAATATAAGTAATAAAGTTTccttcaaaatatatacatcctCCATTCAGAATACAGGAAAAAATACTAagaacagtgttgtggtacatAAAGTTTTGTATGCGTCTTGGTAGAACTATTGTGGTTCTTTACTTTGTAATCAAAATGTTATTGCGTGACTTAAGATAAGAAGAGAAGGggaataactttttttaagataatggaagTATAAATTCGTGAAGATGAAAGGGGCAAATGAGACTTTAAAATTGAAGGATCATAAAtatcatatgaatatatgcttatgcttataccaTGAAAAATTGCACCCAAGGCAGCATTTTTCCCATTCATATCTAAGAAGACATCTATCTGCAATTAGCATAGATTATTCCAACTTTCAAATTTCTCAAATGAAACTACATAAAAACAGTATGGATCAAGACAGTCTGATCACAAGTGAGATTCATCAGAACAACATATATAAgcgataattttttttcgaaattAAAATTTGCTCCAGTTCTTCAGCTTCGCTACACTGACAAATCAAATGGGTCTGAGATAGAGAAATCATCGATCTTGGTAGATTCAGGATAATCGCACCAGTATTTGCTATCAAAATCAAATCGAGCTTCCTTAGAAACTTTGTTATGCAGCTGTAGCCTCCTGCGTTGATTGGTCATCCATTTCTCATTCTGATGGATGATATCCCGGACACCAAATGTCATTACTTTCAGAACTTTGGCGTTCAAAATGAAGAACTTTGCAAAGTTAACCACAGATGTCTTCTCTTGATATCTTTTGAGCACAATAGTCTTAAGATGGTGTTCCAGGCAGTGAACAGGTCCAGGATGATAGTTGCGTAGATCATTTTTCACATTAGGTTGCAGCGATAGCTAGAAAtgataaacataaatttaagtCAGTATAATACAGTAACAACACTGTCAGAAAGGATTTCTTAACAACCATGTATATTGATCATGATAACATTAGCAATGATTATAAACATTATGGACTCACCTTGATGTACATCTTCTCCAGACAGGAAAAATATTTGAGAAGGTCCACAAAAGCAGCTAGGTTAGGGCCAACTGACTGGAGAACCAAAATCTTCACAGTGGGCACTGACATTGTCATGCTAACAGAAGGCATTTCCTGGAtagaacaaacaaaacaaaaattagcATCTGTGCTAAATAGAATGGCAAATCGGGTAGGCACAATGGCTGCTACTTGACGAACTATGAACCAAATCTCAGGTACTATATTTGTTCTCTTGTCTGAATTGATCTATTTGCATATTTTGACGAGTATGCAAAATAAAgcacaaatttaaaatctaaggCAAAGATGTCATACCTGAATAACCGCAGTCCCAATCTCAAGTCTGGAGATGAAGCTGGGCAGGATGCCCAATATCTGTAGTCTTGGTGCGCTAATTACCTGGATGCTCGTAGGGCCATCATCTAGAAAAGCTGGGATCAACCTTTCGAGGAGCGGTGCATCCTCGACAACTATCTCTTGGAAGATGACCTCCTGTTTCAAACCATGTGTGGTGCCTATGCATAGGCTCCTTAATGAAGCAGATCTAATGCAAAGGCGAGGCAGCCCGATCGTGTAGTTGATGTTGAGGCTCTCTAGGCTTGGGCAGGCAGATATGACAGCATGGAGAGAACCCTCTGATGCTGTGACCGAATGGAGATTGAGCTTCCTTAACTTTGGGAAATGTAGTGGCCGAGTAATAAGATCATCACGGATGCAACACCTAGACAAGTTGACCTCCTGTAGGGTGGGGGAGAAGCGAAGCAATGAGAGTACTAGCGAGTAGGTCATGTCAGCTTCCTGATCTGCTGTGGTATTCCTGGTGGCAAACTGGAAATCAAGCTGAGAGAGGTTGTTTAGCATTGGTAACTTCAACCAGTCCTCGAAGGTGGTGATGCATCGCTCGAGGCAGTAAGAGACAAGAACTATATGGTGAATAGGGCCTCGGTGAGCGGCAAGAATCTTTCCTGCAATGATGATTCGCTTGTTCTCATTTGCAGAGAATGCTCTCATGTCAAGGCTAAGTGAGGTAGAGCGCCAGATCTGGCACCATAGGCGGGAAACAACCTGCATGAGAGTGGCATCTCGGGTAGATAGGAGGGAGACAATGGTACCAAGAATTTCATCTGGTAGGCGACTGAGTCTGTCAACACCAGCAGCTTTCTTGGGTGCTTCCCCGATAGGAAGGAGATCCAAGCTTCGGGCGTCTTGCAATGTCTTCTCCTTCTTGGATTCCAGTGTATGATTGATCCCATGGCTAGCCTCTAGCTCTTGGCTTCTCCTCTTCCTTGTGGGTTTGGAGGAGAAAGAACCATCCATGCTCTGCAGATCTGGAAATACACAGCGCTTGTTAGGGTGATGGATTACCtgatttcataggatttcatcCTGAAATTTGGGGTcgtcttgttttatttt includes:
- the LOC121054919 gene encoding F-box/FBD/LRR-repeat protein At3g26920-like, whose amino-acid sequence is MDGSFSSKPTRKRRSQELEASHGINHTLESKKEKTLQDARSLDLLPIGEAPKKAAGVDRLSRLPDEILGTIVSLLSTRDATLMQVVSRLWCQIWRSTSLSLDMRAFSANENKRIIIAGKILAAHRGPIHHIVLVSYCLERCITTFEDWLKLPMLNNLSQLDFQFATRNTTADQEADMTYSLVLSLLRFSPTLQEVNLSRCCIRDDLITRPLHFPKLRKLNLHSVTASEGSLHAVISACPSLESLNINYTIGLPRLCIRSASLRSLCIGTTHGLKQEVIFQEIVVEDAPLLERLIPAFLDDGPTSIQVISAPRLQILGILPSFISRLEIGTAVIQEMPSVSMTMSVPTVKILVLQSVGPNLAAFVDLLKYFSCLEKMYIKLSLQPNVKNDLRNYHPGPVHCLEHHLKTIVLKRYQEKTSVVNFAKFFILNAKVLKVMTFGVRDIIHQNEKWMTNQRRRLQLHNKVSKEARFDFDSKYWCDYPESTKIDDFSISDPFDLSV